A window from Podospora bellae-mahoneyi strain CBS 112042 chromosome 1 map unlocalized CBS112042p_1, whole genome shotgun sequence encodes these proteins:
- a CDS encoding uncharacterized protein (COG:L; EggNog:ENOG503P493) — protein MATPVVRVGVATNKLIFGTRKASHGNGTIQFSGGHLEVGESWFACAERETLEETGLLVRAKKLLATTNDVFDEEKKHYITLFILCERTDDQEPAPEKCAGWFWKSWSDVKALISGDTSGSGSGQQGEQKFFLPILNLLRDHPDIESLM, from the exons ATGGCTACTCCAGTTGTTCGTGTGGGTGTCGCA ACCAACAAGTTGATCTTTGGGACAAGAAAGGCCTCTCACGGAAATG GAACGATACAATTTTCGGGCGGTCATCTGGAGGTAGGCGAGTCGTGGTTCGCTTGCGCTGAAAGAGAAACGCTAGAGGAGACTGGATTGCTAGTTAGGGCCAAGAAGTTGCTGGCCACAACCAACGATGTgtttgacgaggagaagaagcattACATCACTTTGTTCATACTCTGCGAGAGAACCGATGACCAGGAACCGGCT CCTGAGAAATGCGCAGGGTGGTTCTGGAAGAGTTGGTCTGACGTCAAGGCGCTGATAAGTGGGGATACCAGTGGAAGTGGGAGCGGTCAACAAGGGGAGCAAAAGTTTTTTCTGCCCATATTGAATTTGCTCAGGGATCATCCTGATATCGAGAGCCTGATGTAG
- a CDS encoding uncharacterized protein (COG:P; COG:T; EggNog:ENOG503NWS7) has product MRRNRAPTPPTSPYRALAHHHAQHGAAAQAAQQARDSVSSVIRSFNVETNPTRPVRPSPLTASTIPDMPLDLVDRIRSFPLFMSAPDDFLAAIISHLKLQLHSAHDHILTEGDEAKAMYWLVRGVVAVTSRDGEAVYAELKPGAFFGEIGVLMDMPRTATIVARTKCMLAVLKKEDLQAELPKYPEMGTAIRQEAQERLSILKKKRQESGLSSRLPDTNGAQLAREAVPGEVSTGEVGIIKEGAVVNTKKRKSPSPGVIEDPTVGGSALGGGYVNVRKTLKELPLFSNLPPDILHFLGLSAQPKSYSPFTDIVRQGSPGNEIFFIVRGEAEVIHEPLSPPAFKRDTRSAFSRPRLKQGQYFGEVASLGLAEGRTATVRSITAVECLMIGGDALEELWRRCPPEVRSQVEETAKQRYHSSDEDVDMTDPESHALSSDEEKPTSNEIEVALPTVTFTTPSKPGSPASEDSDVTRQPSDPDPFLSVDMENLRNRRRNSLAPPVPQTDNSAIVSPVKVQPVTSITVPLSPVSPDGCPLPAKRARTLSRSSATDPGDRITAISDDLWVHVFQHLDLLELIRLRAVSRKWRQLLTTSPNLCTEIDLAPFNRKVNDWALVNILAPFIGQRPSKIDISNCFHITDEGFQALYRSCGSNIKVWKMRSVWDVSAGLILDMSENAKGLEEVDWSNCRKVGDNLLARVVGWVVPEPPPPRENHKNVVISSSAAKGRRSSQYQQRGQQQAGQPGAPQPPPPGTVIGCPRLRRLNLSYCKHITDRSMAHLAAHASNRLESLSLTRCTSITDAGFQQWGAYRFTELTHLCLADCTYLSDNSIIALVNAAKGLTHLDLSFCCALSDTATEVVSIGLPNLKELRLAFCGSAVSDASLGCISLHLNELRGLSVRGCVRVTGNGVENVLENCPALEWLDVSQCKNLGSWLIGGGVGRWGYDERNGVSGQRGKNGEAWVIGLQNGISSVRNTPGGKMGPGGVGYGSVGGGGRVSRGGNTRTNMGPPPLPGVKPLGPGPVMRPVIPPRGVVNKSLRRPVRFVVEKGPGGLR; this is encoded by the coding sequence ATGCGACGGAATCGAGCTCCGacaccgccaacctcgccctaCCGGGCCCTGGCGCACCATCATGCACAGCATGGAGCGGCAGCTCAGGCGGCACAGCAGGCTCGTGATTCGGTATCTTCAGTGATCAGATCGTTCAACGTCGAAACCAACCCAACTCGGCCAGTGCGTCCCTCGCCACTGACTGCTTCCACCATTCCCGACATGCCCCTCGACTTGGTGGATCGCATACGTTCCTTTCCACTCTTCATGTCTGCCCCCGACGATTTCCTTGCCGCCATTATCTCCCATCTCAAACTCCAACTCCATTCCGCCCATGACCACATCCTTACCGAGGGAGACGAAGCGAAAGCAATGTATTGGCTAGTCCGGGGCGTTGTTGCTGTCACATCTCGTGACGGTGAGGCCGTTTATGCAGAGCTGAAGCCCGGTGCCTTCTTTGGAGAAATCGGGGTTTTGATGGACATGCCGAGAACTGCTACCATCGTTGCGCGGACGAAGTGCATGCTGGCcgtgttgaagaaggaggatctTCAAGCTGAGCTGCCCAAATATCCAGAAATGGGTACAGCTATCCGTCAAGAAGCACAGGAGAGACTGTCcatcctcaagaagaagcgtCAAGAAAGCGGACTCAGTAGCAGACTTCCCGACACGAATGGCGCACAATTAGCCCGTGAAGCTGTGCCTGGGGAGGTTAGCACAGGAGAAGTTGGTATCATCAAAGAGGGAGCCGTtgtcaacaccaaaaagCGAAAGTCTCCAAGTCCAGGCGTCATTGAGGATCCAACAGTTGGTGGAAGCGCACTCGGCGGCGGCTATGTCAACGTCCGAAAAACACTCAAAGAGCTACCTCTTTTCTCGAACCTGCCTCCGGATATCTTGCACTTCCTTGGCCTCAGTGCACAACCAAAGTCATACTCACCGTTTACCGACATTGTCCGTCAAGGGAGCCCTGGAAATGagatcttcttcatcgtccggggagaagctgaagtCATTCACGAACCTCTGAGCCCACCAGCCTTCAAGCGAGACACGAGGTCAGCATTTTCGCGGCCAAGGTTAAAACAAGGCCAGTATTTTGGTGAGGTGGCAAGCTTGGGGCTTGCAGAGGGTAGAACAGCTACTGTCCGATCCATCACAGCCGTAGAATGCCTGATGATTGGTGGGGATGCGCTTGAAGAgttgtggaggagatgtcCTCCGGAGGTCAGGTCACAGGTGGAAGAAACAGCAAAGCAACGCTACCATTCTTCGGACGAAGACGTGGATATGACTGACCCCGAAAGCCATGCGCTATCGTCGGATGAAGAGAAGCCCACATCGAATGAGATAGAGGTGGCGTTGCCGACTGTCACCTTCACGACGCCATCCAAGCCCGGCTCCCCAGCAAGTGAAGATTCAGATGTCACCAGACAGCCGTCTGACCCGGATCCTTTTTTAAGTGTGGACATGGAGAATCTTCGTAACCGGCGTCGCAACTCGCTGGCCCCACCGGTTCCTCAAACAGACAACTCGGCCATCGTTAGCCCCGTGAAGGTGCAGCCGGTCACTTCTATCACGGTGCCGCTATCCCCGGTTTCTCCGGATGGCTGTCCTCTACCAGCTAAGCGCGCAAGGACCCTTTCACGGAGCTCCGCGACGGATCCAGGCGATAGGATAACGGCCATATCAGATGACCTTTGGGTACATGTTTTTCAGCACCTCGATCTGCTTGAGCTCATACGATTGAGAGCCGTCAGTAGAAAGTGGCGTCAGCTGTTAACTACGAGTCCGAACCTATGCACCGAGATTGATCTCGCTCCGTTCAATCGGAAAGTCAATGACTGGGCTTTGGTCAATATCCTAGCGCCCTTTATTGGGCAGCGGCCAAGCAAAATAGATATCAGCAACTGCTTCCACATCACCGACGAGGGCTTCCAGGCATTGTACCGATCGTGCGGCAGCAATATCAAGGTGTGGAAAATGCGCAGCGTGTGGGACGTGTCTGCCGGTCTCATTTTGGATATGAGCGAGAATGCCAAGGggcttgaggaggtggattgGAGCAACTGCCGCAAAGTCGGCGACAACCTCCTTGCTAGGGTAGTGGGCTGGGTGGTGCCTgaaccaccgccaccacgtGAGAACCACAAGAATGTGGTAATCTCTAGCTCTGCTGCGAAGGGCAGGAGATCCTCGCAGTACCAACAACGAGGACAGCAACAGGCCGGACAACCAGGAGcgcctcaacctccacctccaggCACGGTCATCGGCTGTCCCCGTCTCCGCCGCCTTAACCTCTCGTATTGCAAGCACATTACGGACCGCTCCATGGCGCACTTGGCTGCTCATGCGTCCAATCGCCTCGAGTCTCTTTCCCTCACCCGATGCACCTCTATCACCGACGCCGGGTTCCAGCAGTGGGGAGCCTATCGGTTCACCGAGCTCACCCACTTGTGCCTGGCTGATTGTACCTACCTCTCTGACAACAGCATCATTGCCCTTGTCAACGCCGCCAAGGGGCTTACACACCTCGACTTGAGCTTTTGCTGTGCGCTCTCCGACACGGCAACTGAGGTTGTTTCGATTGGTCTGCCCAATCTGAAGGAACTCCGTCTCGCGTTTTGCGGTAGTGCTGTCAGTGACGCCAGTCTGGGGTgcatctccctccacctcaacgaACTCCGGGGGTTGAGTGTCAGGGGTTGTGTGCGAGTGACGGGTAACGGGGTGGAAAACGTGCTGGAGAACTGCCCGGCGCTGGAGTGGCTTGATGTGAGCCAGTGCAAGAACTTGGGGAGCTGGTTGATTGGGGGCGGcgtggggaggtgggggtaTGATGAGCGGAATGGCGTTAGTGGGCAGAGGGGAAAAAATGGGGAGGCTTGGGTCATTGGATTGCAGAATGGGATTAGTAGCGTGCGGAATACACCTGGGGGAAAGATGGGGCCTGGAGGAGTCGGATATGGGAGTGtcggtgggggtgggagggtgtCCAGAGGGGGGAATACAAGGACGAATATGGGACCGCCACCGTTGCCGGGGGTCAAGCCTTTGGGTCCTGGGCCGGTTATGAGGCCTGTTATTCCGCcacggggggtggtgaataagagtttgaggaggccAGTGAGGTTTGTTGTGGAGAAGGGGCCTGGTGGGTTGAGGTGA
- a CDS encoding uncharacterized protein (EggNog:ENOG503NV19; COG:T), which translates to MSFTLTLRAGFAPRLAMQFAKPPSAMRAFHQSAKQNTFFTSRTVLSSKNSSSNILARLRGSSRSYQQQSGYAYYDPAARRKETVRKLIIGGAIFGGTLVAVNVMFNGESREGGMPKFERQYLNQTFLHTGLGVGIIGMTAYQMLQSGFVYRLMQTNPWVVGIGGLALSIGSMIATRSVDPDNYVPKYAFWAVFNATQAAFVAPLMVMAPPALLARAGLYTAAMMGSISIVGATAKQDKYLYIGGPLLAGAAIVAVSGFAPLVLPATAVRTLAVTENLWLWGGLAVFGGFTLYDVQKVLHHARLAERGLIKRDPVNESISLELDFLNIFVRMVQILMMQQRRK; encoded by the exons ATGTCGTTCACACTTACGCTCCGCGCGGGGTTCGCCCCTCGTCTGGCGATGCAGTTTGCGAAGCCCCCGTCAGCAATGCGCGCCTTCCATCAATCAGCAAAGCAGAataccttcttcacctcgaGGACAGTACTGAGCTCCAAGAACAGTTCCAGCAACATTCTCGCCAGACTTCGAGGCTCCTCCCGTAGTTACCAGCAGCAGAGCGGCTATGCATACTACGATCCTGCAGCCCGCCGCAAGGAGACGGTGCGGAAGCTCATCATCGGCGGCGCCATCTTCGGCGGCACCCTCGTCGCTGTCAATGTCATGTTCAACGGGGAGTCGAGAGAGGGTGGTATGCCCAAGTTTGAGCGCCAGTATCTCAACCAGACCTTCCTCCACACTGGTCTTGGTGTCGGTATTATCGGCATGACAGCCTATCAGATGCTCCAAAGCGGATTTGTCTACAGACTTATGCAGACCAACCCTTGGGTTGTCGGCATCGGTGGTTTGGCTCTCAGCATTGGTTCTATGATTGCTACCCGCTCCGTGGACCCTGACAA TTATGTTCCCAAGTATGCCTTCTGGGCCGTCTTCAATGCCACCCAGGCCGCTTTCGTTGCTCCCTTGATGGTCATGGCTCCCCCTGCTCTTCTTGCCCGCGCCGGTCTCTATACAGCTGCCATGATGGGCTCCATCTCGATCGTCGGCGCTACCGCCAAGCAGGACAAGTACCTTTACATCGGCGGTCCTCTTCTCGCCGGTGCTGCCATTGTGGCCGTCTCTGGCTTCGCCCCTCTTGTTCTTCCCGCCACCGCCGTTCGCACACTCGCCGTCACCGAGAACCTCTGGCTCTGGGGTGGTCTGGCCGTCTTCGGTGGTTTCACTCTCTATGACGTGCAGAAGGTCTTGCACCACGCCCGCCTGGCTGAGCGTGGCCTCATCAAGCGCGATCCAGTCAACGAGAGCAtcagccttgagcttgactTCCTCAACATCTTTGTGCGCATGGTCCAGATTttgatgatgcagcagaggaggaagtaa
- the mxr1 gene encoding Peptide methionine sulfoxide reductase (COG:O; EggNog:ENOG503P2RD), which produces MSTCPFILTKLFTPFSRAAIAKSPNTHSLLKKMGTSTSASAATQKEYPEGAARATVAAGCFWGVEHMYRKHFGSKGLYDARVGYIGGNTQDPSYRAVCSGNTGHAEATLLVYDPTKISYTDLLTFFYRMHDPTTSNQQGPDRGSQYRSGIFYHDAEQEKTAREMTKKANEQWWNNKIVTEILPAQKWWDAEDYHQEYLTKNPYGYECPSHFLRNFPDLQ; this is translated from the exons ATGTCAACCTGCcccttcatcctcaccaagctcttcacccccttctcacgagccgccatcgccaaatccccaaacacccactccctcctcaagaaaatgggcacctccacctccgcctccgccgccacccaAAAGGAATACCCCGAGGGCGCCGCCCGCGCAACCGTCGCGGCCGGCTGCTTCTGGGGCGTCGAACACATGTACCGCAAGCATTTCGGCTCCAAAGGCCTCTACGACGCCCGAGTAGGCTACATTGGCGGTAACACCCAGGACCCTTCCTACCGCGCCGTCTGCAGCGGCAACACAGGCC ACGCCGAAGCCACCCTCCTAGTCTACGACCCCACCAAAATCTCCTAcaccgacctcctcaccttcttctACCGGATGCACGACCCCACCACGTCCAACCAGCAGGGCCCCGACAGGGGGTCCCAGTACCGCTCGGGGATCTTTTACCACGACGCCGAGCAGGAGAAAACCGCGAGGGAGATGACCAAAAAAGCAAACGAGCAGTGGTGGAACAACAAGATCGTCACCGAGATCCTCCCCGCGCAAAAGTGGTGGGACGCTGAGGATTACCACCAAGAGTATCTCACCAAGAACCCGTACGGGTACGAATGCCCGAGTCACTTTTTGAGAAATTTTCCCGATTTGCAATAG